A genome region from bacterium includes the following:
- a CDS encoding methyltransferase domain-containing protein — protein MLTQEGVIKTYDRWGNFYDLIFKKIFSEGRDVGVDLLDLKPGERLLEVGVGTGLSLPLYSRQAKIVGIDISPKMLEKANEKVERESLGNVSLQVMDAQAMEFPDNSFDCVTACYVVSAAPDPFKVVSEICRVCKPGGRIVFINHFKSQNRFLAFCEEAANVLVRKLGWETTLDLERLLQTNRLTPSIQKKVNLFDYWRAVLCLNNTD, from the coding sequence GTGCTCACCCAAGAAGGCGTGATCAAAACCTATGATCGTTGGGGCAATTTCTACGATCTGATCTTCAAGAAAATCTTCAGCGAAGGCCGCGATGTCGGAGTCGATCTCCTCGATCTGAAACCCGGCGAGCGCCTGCTCGAGGTCGGAGTGGGAACCGGCCTATCCCTTCCCCTCTACTCGCGTCAGGCCAAGATCGTCGGAATCGACATCTCCCCGAAAATGCTCGAAAAGGCCAACGAAAAAGTCGAAAGAGAAAGCCTTGGCAACGTCTCCCTGCAGGTCATGGACGCGCAGGCCATGGAATTCCCCGACAACAGCTTCGACTGCGTGACGGCCTGCTACGTCGTCAGCGCCGCGCCGGACCCCTTCAAGGTCGTCTCGGAGATCTGCCGCGTCTGCAAGCCCGGCGGGCGCATCGTCTTCATCAATCACTTCAAGAGCCAGAACCGCTTTCTCGCCTTCTGCGAGGAAGCCGCCAACGTGCTCGTCCGCAAGCTCGGATGGGAAACCACCCTTGATCTGGAGCGTCTCCTCCAGACCAACCGCCTCACGCCCAGTATCCAGAAGAAAGTGAATCTCTTTGACTACTGGCGCGCCGTCCTGTGCCTCAACAACACAGACTGA
- a CDS encoding calcium/sodium antiporter has protein sequence MPLWANLVAFAAGVLVVTKGAGWFTGGAVAIARATGVSNMFIGATLVSIATTLPEFGVSAFAAAVGRLDTSVGNAVGSTICNIGLILAIGLLIRPMPIPRAIVQKEGLIMIGAAALVILLSFSGTIGRGEGAVLLLAAVLYLWHLARRSGWGSPAANGEGAQASLAGVAGRFLAGAAAVLAGSMLLVENAAKLARAAGVPELVIAVTLVAIGTSMPELITAIVSALHGHKDIALGNVIGANVLNLTWVLGAASAIRPLPIRTQTFSLDFPAMVAVMALLLAAAAFPGPRGRWVGGAFLLAYGVYLALMFSWFA, from the coding sequence TTGCCCCTTTGGGCGAATCTGGTTGCGTTCGCGGCAGGGGTTCTGGTGGTGACCAAGGGGGCCGGCTGGTTCACGGGCGGCGCCGTGGCGATCGCCCGGGCGACCGGGGTCTCCAACATGTTCATCGGGGCGACGCTGGTCAGTATCGCCACCACCCTTCCCGAGTTCGGCGTTTCAGCTTTCGCCGCGGCGGTGGGACGGCTCGACACCTCGGTCGGCAACGCGGTCGGCTCGACGATCTGCAACATCGGCCTGATTCTCGCCATCGGGCTGTTAATCCGCCCCATGCCCATCCCGCGCGCCATCGTCCAGAAAGAGGGCCTCATCATGATCGGCGCCGCGGCGCTGGTTATCCTCTTGTCCTTCAGCGGAACGATTGGAAGAGGGGAAGGCGCCGTCCTTCTCCTGGCGGCCGTTCTGTATCTGTGGCATCTGGCCCGGCGCTCGGGCTGGGGGAGTCCTGCCGCGAACGGGGAGGGCGCGCAGGCTTCGCTGGCCGGGGTTGCGGGCCGCTTTCTCGCCGGGGCGGCCGCTGTGCTGGCCGGCAGCATGCTTCTTGTGGAGAACGCCGCCAAGCTGGCGCGCGCGGCGGGGGTGCCCGAGCTGGTCATCGCGGTCACGCTGGTGGCGATCGGCACCTCGATGCCCGAGCTCATTACCGCGATCGTCTCCGCCTTGCACGGGCACAAGGACATAGCGCTGGGCAACGTGATCGGCGCGAACGTCTTGAACCTGACCTGGGTTCTGGGAGCCGCCTCGGCGATCCGGCCGCTGCCTATTCGGACGCAGACGTTTTCCCTGGATTTTCCCGCGATGGTTGCGGTGATGGCGCTGCTTCTGGCCGCGGCGGCTTTTCCGGGACCGCGCGGGCGCTGGGTGGGCGGGGCGTTTCTTCTCGCCTACGGCGTCTACCTGGCACTCATGTTTTCCTGGTTTGCCTAG